The Acidobacteriota bacterium sequence AGCAGCCAGAGGCTTGGCTGCCGCCCTTTCAGGGCTTCGCACCACCATTTGCATGGCTCCCCAGGGCTTCACCCTGGGCTGTTGGCTGATCGTCCCTTTGGGACTTTTCGGAAATTCTTTTTCTTAAAAGCTATATTCATTCATGCTTAATGAATCAGCGCCAGCAAATTCGCAAAGCGTTCCTCGCCCCGCACCACATCCAGCATCGGCTCCACTTTCACGAATGCTAAAAATCCAGAACGTTCTTCATATGCCTCTTCCAGCCACGTCAGCGCCTCGTGCCGATTGCCCAACCCTAGATAGATCATGGCCGAAAAATACGCCGACACATATTGCCGTTTCCGCAACCGTTCCAATTGCGCCAGCATCTGGCGCGCTTCGCGATGCTGCCCGGCGCGGCCCAGCGCGTGGCCCAAATACGCCAGAAAGTTCGGACTGCCACCGGCCAGATTGACCGCCTTGCGCATGGAAGCGACCGCCTCATCAAATTGGCCCAACTGCAAATGGCACAATCCGGCGTGCGCATAGGCAAAGCCGAAGTTCGGATCGAGTTCCAGCACCTTGCGCCCCTGCGCCAGCCCGTGGTCAAAGCGGCGCGCGAAATAATAGGCCCAGCCCACGCTCAACGTGGAAAACAACGACAAGGGATCAAGTTGCTGCGCCAATTTGCATTCGTGCAAGGCGGCTTCGTGCTGCCCGGTGGCTTTCAGATAAAAGCCATAGCCGTCGTGCGCGTTGGGATAGTTCGGGCTGAGTTCGATGGCGCGTTTGTATTGCTGCTCCGCCGCCGCAAAATCCCAGTCGTAGAGCAAATGAAAGAAACCCAGCGAGCAATGCGCTTCGCCCAGTGCCTCGTCCAATTCGAGCGCTTTCAACGCCGCCGCTTTGGCTTTCGGATAGGCTTCGCGCGGCGGCAGGTTCCCGGTCGAAGAGGCCAGGAACCCATACGAATCGGCCATCCCGGCATAAGCCAGCGCGTAGTTGGGATCGAGATCAATCGCTTGCTGGAAGTGTTCGATGCCTTTGCGAATCCATTCCGGCGTGCGTTTGCTGTTGTAATAGCGGCCTTTCAAATACAGGTGATAAGCCTCGGTGTTGTCGGTGTAGCGTTTGACCAGCCGCTTCTTTTCCTCGCGGGTTAATTGCAAGCGCAGTTGCGCGCTGATCTCCTGCGAGATTTCGTCTTGCAAGGCAAAGATGTCGGTCATTTGACGGCGGTACTGTTCGCCCCAGAGTTGCGCGTTGTTGGCGACGTCAATCAATTCGGTTTTGACGATCAACGCGTTGGCCACCAGTTGCACGCGGCCCGTCAGCACGGCGCGCACTTTCAATTCCCGCCCGGCCAGTTGCGGATCAACGACGCGGCCTTTGTAACGTTGCACGGTGCTGGCGGGCACGACGCGCAACTTGGGCAATTGCGCCAGGCTGTTGATGATGCTTTCGGTGATGCCGTCGCTGAGATATTCCATCTGCGAATCTTTGCTGACATTGATCAACGGCAGGATGGCGAGTGAATCAATGATTTTGGGCGTTTTGCTTTTGCGCGGACGGCGCGTGGTGGCGGACTTCGCTGCCGCGCTGTTGAATTCGACAGTAACGGCTTCGCTCAGGCTACTGCTGCCCGTCGTGCGGGCGGCAATGTCAGACGAACTCAGATTCGCCAGCGCCGCTTCGACATCCAGCCGCGTTTTGATCTGGCGCAAATCGGTGCCCAGACTCTTGATCGTCTGATAGCGCTCTTCGCAGTTCTTGCGCAAAGCCTTGGCGACACTCCATCCCAGTTCCGCCGGCAGATTGGTCACCACGTTCGCCAACGGCTCCGGCTCTTCGCGCAAGATGGCGGCGATCACATCACTGGCCGTCGCGCCGTCAAACGGCAAGCGGCGCGCGATCATTTCATACAGCAGCACGCCCAAACTGAAAATATCGCTGCGCGCATCCACGCGCTGGCCGCGCGCCTGTTCGGGTGACATGTAACGCACCGTGCCCATCACCATGCCGGGGTCGGTATGCGCCTTGAGCTTGGTTGCCGCTTCCGGGTCAAACTTGCCTTCGGACTTTTCCGTCAATTTGGCGAGGCCGAAATCGAGCACCTTCACATAGCCATCGGGCCGCAGCATCACGTTTTCAGGTTTGATGTCGCGGTGCGTGATGCCCGCTTCGTGCGCGGCCTGCAACGCGGCGGCGGTTTGAATGGCGATGTCCAGCGCTTCGCCCAGCGTCATCTGACCCGTCAGGTGTTGCCGCAAGGTCACACCGGCGACGTATTCAAACGCGATGAAATGCCGCCCGGCGTGCCGCCCAATGTCGTAAACCGTGATGATGTTCGGATGATTCAACGCCGAAGCCGCCCGCGCCTCTTGCTCAAAGCGCGCCACACGTTCGGGGTGTTTGGTGAATTCAACCGGCAGGATTTTTAACGCGACGCGGCGGCCCAGGCGGTTATCTTCGGCCAGATAGACTTCGCCCATCCCGCCCGCGCCGAGCGGCGAGACGATGCGGTAATGCGCGAGCTGTGTTTCGGGAGCCAGTGATTCAGCCATCTTGGATGTGTTTGAATGCTGGGCATAGTTTCAACCACAAAGGGGCCAAGCGACAAAGGAAGCCGGGCGTAATCGAATTTTCTTTGCGCGCGTTGCCACGTGTTCGCCAACCTGCCACCAGTGCCGTTTCTCAGCATTTTGGTTGGAGTTCTGGTAAGTTGTGCGGCGCTTCAATCTCGCCCCACTCGCCCGGTAACAATGCCCCCAATGCCCACGGCCCGATTTGCACGCGAATCAGCCGCAGCGTCGGATGCCCCACCGCCGCCGTCATCCGCCGCACCTGACGATTGCGGCCCTCGGCAATCGTCAGCCGCAACCAGACAGCAGGCACGTTTTTGCGCACGCGAATCGGCGGCGTGCGTTCCCAGACAGCAGGCGCTTCGGTCAATTCGACTTGCGCCGGGCGCGTCAGGCCATCTTTCAACTCCACGCCGCACCGCAACTGGCGCAACGCGGCTGCGTCGGGCACGCGCTCGACTTGGACGAGGTAGGTCTTGGGTAATTTGAAACGCGGGTCGGCGATGCGCTGTTGCAATGCGCCGTCATCGGTCAGTAACAACAACCCTTCGCTGTCGTAATCAAGGCGGCCCGCCGGGTAGACAGCGGGCACATTGAGGTAATCGGCAAGTGTGGCGCGGCCCTCTCCGCCGCTGAATTGGCAGAGCACTTGGAAGGGTTTGTTGAAGAGGAGCAAGCGGCTCATAGCGCGCTGGCGGGATCGTCCAGCCCTTGCCGGCGATAAACATCGCGCAGATGGTGATAGGCCAGCGTGCTGTGTTCGACCGAACGCAGCGCCGCGCCCGAAAGCTCTTTCTTGACCATAGCGGGCGAACCGGCGGCCAGCGTGCGCGGCGGGATGATCGTGCCCGGCGTCACGACACTGCCCGCAGCGGTCATCGCGCCTTCACCGACAACCGCCTTATGCAAGACAATCGAACCCATGCCGACGACCGCGCCGTGCTCGATGGTGCACCCTTCCAGCAACGCGCCATGGCCGATGGTTACATCGTCTTTGATAATCGTCGGAATTTCGGGGGTCGTGTGAATGACGGAGTTGTCCTGCACGTTGCTGCCACGCCCGATTTCAATGCGGCCTTCATCGCCGCGCAACACGACGCCGTACCAGATGCTGGCGCCATCACCGATGATCACGTTGCCGATGATGGCGGCAGTCGGCGCGATGAAAACGTTTTGCCCGATCTGCGGGCGCTTGCCTGAGTACTCAAAAATCATAGTATCCATAAAGAAATCAACCACAGGTAACACGGGGATAGCTTTGGCATTCGCAAATGCTCCCCGCGTCCTCCGTGGTTCAATTTCAAAGCTCAAATTTCTGTTGATAAGTCGGCGTTTCCACCGACCAACCAAACTTCTCTTCAATTTTCTGCTTCATAGACATCATTGCGTCCACTTCGCCATGCACCAAAAACACTTTCTTCGGCGCATGTTTGAAACCTGACAGCCAGCGCAGAATCTCGTGGTAATCAGCGTGGGCGGAAAGGTTCGGCAAATTCTCGATGTGGGCGCGCACCGGCACATATTGGCCGAAAATCTTGATTTCCTTTTCGCCGTCCAGCAGGCGGCGTCCGCGCGTGCCTTCCGATTGATAGCCGACGAAGATCACGGTGTTGCGCTCATCCGGCAGGCGTTTGGTTAAGTGATGCAGGATGCGTCCGCCGGTCGCCATGCCGCTGGCCGAGATGACGATGGAAGGCTCGCGGCTGGCCGTGATGGCTTTGGAATCGTGCACGGTCTTCGACATATAAAACCGGTGCGTCGCCAGCGGGTTGCGATGCTCATCCACCAGCGCCGCCATCTCCAGATCGTGATCTTCTTTGTGATGCAGATAGAGCCGCGTCGCCTGCACAGCCATCGGGCTGTCCACATAAACGGGCAGTTGCGGGATGCGCTTTTCGTCTTCGAGCGCGCGCAGCAAATAAACCAGCAGTTGCGTGCGGCCCACGGCAAAGGCGGGCACCAGAATGTGGCCGCCGCGTTTGACGGTCTCGTTGATGATGTCGGCCAGGTGCGCTTTCACATCCAACTGGTGATGTTCGCGGTTGCCGTAAGTGGATTCGACCACGATGTAATCGGCTTCCTCGACGTTGGAAGGATCGTGGATGATCGGTTCGTTGTAACGGCCCAGGTCGCCGGTCATCACTAGGCGGCGGGTCGCGCCGTCGGTGCACTCGACTTCAAAATTGACGAAGCTGGAACCGAGGATGTGCCCGGCGGTGACGAATTCGAACCCCAGTTTTTTGGTCAATTGCACGCGCTTGTGATAATTCACCGCTTCAAACAACTGCAACGCATCATTCGCGTCCTCTTCGCTATAGAGCGGCAACGCGGGATGATGTTTCGAGGTGCCCTGCTTGTTAGCGTATGAAGCATCTTCTTCCTGTAAGCGCGCCGAATCGGGCAGCATCACGCGCGCCAGTTCGACCGTGCCGGGCGTACCGTAGACCTTGCCGTCAAAGCCGTCGTGCACCAGCCGTGGCAAATAGCCCGAATGGTCAATGTGCGCGTGCGTCAGGATGACTGAATTCAGGCTGCGCGGATTGACCGGAAACGGGTCCCAGTTGCGTTGGCGCAATTGCGCCAAGCCTTGAAACAAACCGCAGTCCACCAGCGTGCGATAGCCGTCCACTTCGAGCATGTGTTTGGAGCCGGTGACAGTTTGGGTGGCACCGAGAAATTGAATGTAAGTCATAAAGTCCTCCGTGGTTGCGGCGGCCAATATGCCGCGTTCGTGCTGATTCTTCAATCAAGCCGCAGACAGAAAAATGAAGGGCAGCAAAATGTAGGCTTACGGCCGTGTCCATTTTGCTGCCCCTCATTTTTCTGTCTGCCAATGCTGTCAGAGCGTTTTGTAATTGCGTTTACGGGAGCGGGTTGGGCCGGGACAGTACCGCGCGCGTGAGCAAGCGGAGCCTGCGGAACTCCGTCAACGGCTTAGCTTGACGCGCCGCTTGCTCACGCGCGCGGTACTGTCCCGCTGCGCGACTTTTCCCAGATACCGCTGTGAACCCGATCTAGTTCGCCAAGCCGACACGCTTCAGCACTTCGCCGAAGCGCGCATCATTTCGTAATGACGCAAAAACCGGCGCAACCTTCAATTCAACCATCCCGCCGTCTTTCTCGGCCAAGCCCTGCTTCAACGCGGCAAAGGCCTGATCGGTCTCGCCCAAACGCGCATGCAGAGCGGCGATGGCGGATGCAGCGACATAATGCCCCTTGGTTTCGGTTTGCAGATGTTCCAGTTCGCGCTGCCAGAAAGCCTGGATACCGCCCTGGGCAAAGGCCTGTTTCAAGCTGTCGAGATAGCTTTCCGGCTGGCTCGTCAACTGGCGGCCTTGAATCCATTCGTTGACCAGCGGTTGCGGCTGGCCTTTCTGTTCGTAAACCAAACCGAGGCCGGTGTGCGCGGCAGCGAATTTTTCATCCAACTTGAGCGACTTTTGAAAGTGTTCGGCGGCGTGTTCGTAATCGCTGGCGTAATACGAGAGCGTACCGATGTCGGTATTGATCGCTAGCGATTGCGGATCGAGTTTACGTGCCGTCCAGATTTCGGTCAGCGCGTCTTTGGGCTTGCCCATCAGCGCCAGGAATTCAGCGTAACGCTGATGCGCTTCGGCGCTTTTCGGATTCAATTCGAGCGCGTGTTTGAACAGGCGTTCGGCTTCTTTGAAATCCCAATCGTAACGCAGCTTGACCTTGGCGAGCGTCAATGTCGCGTCCACCGATTTCGGATCAAGCGAGAGCGTGTATTCGGCGACCTTGCGCGCCTTGTCCATCGCCTTGTCAGGCGTGATTTGATCCGCGCCGTCGGCGTGACAGGCGGCGCAACCGGCGGCGGCGGCGGCAAATTTGCTGTCGCGCGCGACGGCGGCTTCAAACAGTTCGTCGGCCTTGTGCTTGGCCTCGGGCGTGCCCTGATTGAAATAGTATTGGCCTTCCAGATAGAGCCGGTACGCCTCTTGATCTTTGGTGCCCGCTTTTGCCACGTCGGCGGCGGGCAGGTTGTTGACGGGCAATTGCAGCTTTTGCGTGATGCCGCGCGTGATGTCGTCTTGCAGCGAAATCAATTCGGTCAGCTTGCGCACATAACGTTCGCCCCACAGACGGCGGCGGTTGGCGGTGCTAACGAGTTCGGTGTTGACGATGACTTCATCGCCGCGCCGTGTGACTTCGCCGGTCAGGGCGGCGCGCACGTCGAGTTGATTGGCGAGTTCGACCGGGTCGGTGTCTTTGCCTTTGTATTTCAAAATGGAACTGCGCGCGACGACGTTCAGGTCGGGCACTTGCGAGAGCGCGTCAATGACTTGTTCGGTGATGGCGTCGCTCAGATATTCGGCCTGCGGATCGTTGATACGGAACGGCAGCACCGCGATCGAATCCACTTTGCTGGCGCGTTGTTGCCAGACGAAATACCCCGCCGCGCTGATTGCCAACAAGGCTAACACCCCGATTGCCGCCAGCAACCGGCTACGCCGCCGCGCGGGTTGCATGGCTGAAAGCAGATTGGTCGCTTGTACGGCATTTGCCGCCGAAGCCACGCCCAAGTTGGCCGCCGTGCCTTTGGTCGTCTCGAAAGAAACCGGCGCGCCCACGTTCGTTTCAAACGAATCGGCGGCGGCGGGTTGCGGCACGCCGAGTTCGCGCGTGGTGGTGTCGTCATCGCCGACTTCGACGCGGGCCTTGATGCGTTTGAGATCGGCGAGCACTTCCTGCGCGCCGGCATAACGCTTCTCGATGTCTTTGGCCAGCATGCGCGCGACGACCTGTTCCAATTCGCCCGGCACACCCGGCAACCGTTGTGACAAGCGCGTTGGCTCCTGCGTCAACAGCGAGGCGATCATGTCGCTGACCGTTGCGCCGCCGAACGGACGCTGGCTAGTGATCATTTCATACAGCACGACGCCGAAGCTGAAAATGTCGGTGCGGCCATCCAGCCGCTGCGCGCGCGCCTGTTCGGGCGACATATACGCGATGGTGCCCATCACCATGCCGGGTTGCGTCTCAAACAAAGATTTCGTCGCGGCTTCCAAATCGCCGGTTTCCATTTCGTTTTGCGTGAGCTTGGCGAGGCCGAAATCGAGCAGCTTCACGTAACCATCGGGCCGCAGCATGATGTTTTCGGGTTTGATGTCGCGGTGGATGATGCCGGCCTGATGCGCCGCTTGCAGCGCGCTCATGGTTTGCACGGCGATGTCGAGCGTCTCGCTCAGCTTCAAGCCTTTTTTCAGTTTGTCGCGCAACGTGTCGCCTTCGATAAATTCGGTGGCGATGAAATGCGCGTGTTCGTGCTGGCCGATTTCGTAAATGGTGATGATGTTCGGATGGTTGAGCGCCGAAGCGGCACGGGCCTCCAGTTCAAAGCGGCGCACGCGGTCGGCGTCCTGGGTGAACTGTTCGGGCAACAGTTTGATGGCGAGCTTGCGGCCCAGGCGAACGTCTTCGGCGAGATAGACCTCGCCCATGCCGCCCGCGCCAATGCGGTTGACGATGCGATAGTGGGAAATGGTTTGTCCGATCACGATGGTTGACCTCGGTACAGAGGGTGTCAGTAAGCGGCTCGCCTCAGTAGTAGCGAATTTATTTCTGCTGCTTCGTCACGAATAAATTCGTCACGCCAAGGGCCGCAGGTTTCTAAGAGCCATTACACCCGTCCTTACGCAAAAAAGGATCGGCGTGGATTCATCCCTCCAAACCGATCCTTTATTCCGCCAAGCCATTAGTTGACGGGCAAGTGGCGTATTGCAACCGCTATTTCTTTTTCAACATGCTGCACGCGTCAAAGGCTTGCGTCGGATTGACCGCCGTGTTGCCTTCTTCGATAAACGAAAGTTTGCCTTCTTTATCCACGACGAAGGTCGCGCGTGAGCCGTAACCGGTCGCTTCGTTGAAGACGCCGTAATCTTTGACGGTTTTGCGCGAGACGAAATCGCTCAGGATCGGGAAGGAAAGGCCTTTGGTTTCGGGCGCGAGTTCTTCTGACCAATGTTTAAGCGCGGGCACGCTGTCCACGCTGAGGCCGAAAATCTGGGTGTCGGTGTCTGCGAATTTGGCGAGATCAGCCTGATACGCCTTCATTTCGCGCGTTCAGCCACCGGTGAAGGCCAGTACGAAAACGGCCAGCACGACATTTTTCTTGCCCCGGAAATCGCTCAGTTTGTAGGTCTTGCCATCCGTGCCCGGCAAGTTGAAATCGGGTGCGACATCGCCAACTTTCAAATTGGTTTTGATCGCGGGCGGCCTGGGCGCTTGGGCGGCTGGTGCGGGTTGTTGCGCCAGCGCGCCCACACACAAGCTCAGCAACAGGGCCAGACCCAGCATTGGTTTTAGCATTTGCGGTTCTCCTTCGTTTGGTTAAAGGGTTGGTCGGTTAATCGGATTGCGGAAACGCGGCCATTAGACAGCAAGGTACGCGGCGATGCAATCGGCGGTTACAACGCTTTCCCAAAAGACGAAGCGCCGGCAACCCTCACGGCTCACCGGCGCACA is a genomic window containing:
- a CDS encoding protein kinase codes for the protein MIGQTISHYRIVNRIGAGGMGEVYLAEDVRLGRKLAIKLLPEQFTQDADRVRRFELEARAASALNHPNIITIYEIGQHEHAHFIATEFIEGDTLRDKLKKGLKLSETLDIAVQTMSALQAAHQAGIIHRDIKPENIMLRPDGYVKLLDFGLAKLTQNEMETGDLEAATKSLFETQPGMVMGTIAYMSPEQARAQRLDGRTDIFSFGVVLYEMITSQRPFGGATVSDMIASLLTQEPTRLSQRLPGVPGELEQVVARMLAKDIEKRYAGAQEVLADLKRIKARVEVGDDDTTTRELGVPQPAAADSFETNVGAPVSFETTKGTAANLGVASAANAVQATNLLSAMQPARRRSRLLAAIGVLALLAISAAGYFVWQQRASKVDSIAVLPFRINDPQAEYLSDAITEQVIDALSQVPDLNVVARSSILKYKGKDTDPVELANQLDVRAALTGEVTRRGDEVIVNTELVSTANRRRLWGERYVRKLTELISLQDDITRGITQKLQLPVNNLPAADVAKAGTKDQEAYRLYLEGQYYFNQGTPEAKHKADELFEAAVARDSKFAAAAAGCAACHADGADQITPDKAMDKARKVAEYTLSLDPKSVDATLTLAKVKLRYDWDFKEAERLFKHALELNPKSAEAHQRYAEFLALMGKPKDALTEIWTARKLDPQSLAINTDIGTLSYYASDYEHAAEHFQKSLKLDEKFAAAHTGLGLVYEQKGQPQPLVNEWIQGRQLTSQPESYLDSLKQAFAQGGIQAFWQRELEHLQTETKGHYVAASAIAALHARLGETDQAFAALKQGLAEKDGGMVELKVAPVFASLRNDARFGEVLKRVGLAN
- a CDS encoding MBL fold metallo-hydrolase, with translation MTYIQFLGATQTVTGSKHMLEVDGYRTLVDCGLFQGLAQLRQRNWDPFPVNPRSLNSVILTHAHIDHSGYLPRLVHDGFDGKVYGTPGTVELARVMLPDSARLQEEDASYANKQGTSKHHPALPLYSEEDANDALQLFEAVNYHKRVQLTKKLGFEFVTAGHILGSSFVNFEVECTDGATRRLVMTGDLGRYNEPIIHDPSNVEEADYIVVESTYGNREHHQLDVKAHLADIINETVKRGGHILVPAFAVGRTQLLVYLLRALEDEKRIPQLPVYVDSPMAVQATRLYLHHKEDHDLEMAALVDEHRNPLATHRFYMSKTVHDSKAITASREPSIVISASGMATGGRILHHLTKRLPDERNTVIFVGYQSEGTRGRRLLDGEKEIKIFGQYVPVRAHIENLPNLSAHADYHEILRWLSGFKHAPKKVFLVHGEVDAMMSMKQKIEEKFGWSVETPTYQQKFEL
- a CDS encoding gamma carbonic anhydrase family protein is translated as MIFEYSGKRPQIGQNVFIAPTAAIIGNVIIGDGASIWYGVVLRGDEGRIEIGRGSNVQDNSVIHTTPEIPTIIKDDVTIGHGALLEGCTIEHGAVVGMGSIVLHKAVVGEGAMTAAGSVVTPGTIIPPRTLAAGSPAMVKKELSGAALRSVEHSTLAYHHLRDVYRRQGLDDPASAL
- a CDS encoding redoxin domain-containing protein, which gives rise to MKAYQADLAKFADTDTQIFGLSVDSVPALKHWSEELAPETKGLSFPILSDFVSRKTVKDYGVFNEATGYGSRATFVVDKEGKLSFIEEGNTAVNPTQAFDACSMLKKK
- a CDS encoding protein kinase, yielding MAESLAPETQLAHYRIVSPLGAGGMGEVYLAEDNRLGRRVALKILPVEFTKHPERVARFEQEARAASALNHPNIITVYDIGRHAGRHFIAFEYVAGVTLRQHLTGQMTLGEALDIAIQTAAALQAAHEAGITHRDIKPENVMLRPDGYVKVLDFGLAKLTEKSEGKFDPEAATKLKAHTDPGMVMGTVRYMSPEQARGQRVDARSDIFSLGVLLYEMIARRLPFDGATASDVIAAILREEPEPLANVVTNLPAELGWSVAKALRKNCEERYQTIKSLGTDLRQIKTRLDVEAALANLSSSDIAARTTGSSSLSEAVTVEFNSAAAKSATTRRPRKSKTPKIIDSLAILPLINVSKDSQMEYLSDGITESIINSLAQLPKLRVVPASTVQRYKGRVVDPQLAGRELKVRAVLTGRVQLVANALIVKTELIDVANNAQLWGEQYRRQMTDIFALQDEISQEISAQLRLQLTREEKKRLVKRYTDNTEAYHLYLKGRYYNSKRTPEWIRKGIEHFQQAIDLDPNYALAYAGMADSYGFLASSTGNLPPREAYPKAKAAALKALELDEALGEAHCSLGFFHLLYDWDFAAAEQQYKRAIELSPNYPNAHDGYGFYLKATGQHEAALHECKLAQQLDPLSLFSTLSVGWAYYFARRFDHGLAQGRKVLELDPNFGFAYAHAGLCHLQLGQFDEAVASMRKAVNLAGGSPNFLAYLGHALGRAGQHREARQMLAQLERLRKRQYVSAYFSAMIYLGLGNRHEALTWLEEAYEERSGFLAFVKVEPMLDVVRGEERFANLLALIH
- a CDS encoding pseudouridine synthase; translation: MSRLLLFNKPFQVLCQFSGGEGRATLADYLNVPAVYPAGRLDYDSEGLLLLTDDGALQQRIADPRFKLPKTYLVQVERVPDAAALRQLRCGVELKDGLTRPAQVELTEAPAVWERTPPIRVRKNVPAVWLRLTIAEGRNRQVRRMTAAVGHPTLRLIRVQIGPWALGALLPGEWGEIEAPHNLPELQPKC
- a CDS encoding redoxin domain-containing protein, which produces MLKPMLGLALLLSLCVGALAQQPAPAAQAPRPPAIKTNLKVGDVAPDFNLPGTDGKTYKLSDFRGKKNVVLAVFVLAFTGG